One genomic segment of Culturomica massiliensis includes these proteins:
- the dusB gene encoding tRNA dihydrouridine synthase DusB, which yields MQIAGKEIGDRPLILAPMEDITNPPFRKFCKNFGADWLYSEFVSADALVRSVHKTIKKLTIDESERPVTIQIYGRYVDSMVEAAKIVEEVHPDFIDLNFGCPVKRVAQKGAGAGLLRDIPLMIEMAEKIVKAVRIPVTAKTRLGWDSEHIIIEDIAERLQDAGIRALAIHGRTRAQMYTGEANWEPIARVKNNPRIRIPIIGNGDITTPQKAAEAFDKYGVDAVMIGRATIGRPWIFKQIRHYFETGEVLPDLSVQEQIAIIKEQILLAVDWIDEIRGILHMRRHMAAMFKGLSHFRDLRIEMLKADSIEELWRIFDEIGERYGS from the coding sequence ATGCAAATTGCAGGTAAAGAAATAGGTGACAGGCCTTTGATTCTGGCTCCGATGGAAGATATTACCAATCCTCCTTTCCGGAAGTTCTGTAAAAATTTCGGTGCAGATTGGCTGTATTCTGAATTCGTTTCTGCCGATGCTTTGGTGCGTTCTGTTCATAAGACGATAAAAAAGCTGACGATAGATGAAAGCGAACGTCCCGTGACGATTCAGATATATGGACGTTATGTCGATTCTATGGTGGAAGCGGCAAAGATTGTCGAGGAAGTACATCCCGATTTTATCGATCTGAATTTCGGTTGTCCGGTGAAACGGGTGGCCCAGAAGGGTGCCGGTGCCGGGTTATTGCGGGATATTCCGTTGATGATCGAAATGGCGGAAAAGATCGTAAAGGCTGTCCGGATACCTGTGACAGCAAAAACCCGTTTGGGTTGGGACAGCGAACATATTATCATCGAAGATATTGCGGAACGATTGCAGGATGCCGGCATCCGGGCTTTAGCGATACACGGGCGTACACGGGCTCAGATGTATACGGGAGAAGCGAATTGGGAACCCATAGCGCGGGTTAAGAATAATCCCCGTATTCGGATACCGATTATCGGTAACGGAGATATTACGACTCCCCAAAAGGCTGCAGAAGCATTTGATAAGTATGGTGTCGATGCTGTGATGATCGGACGGGCGACAATAGGCCGTCCTTGGATTTTCAAACAAATTCGTCATTATTTTGAAACCGGGGAAGTATTGCCCGACTTATCTGTGCAGGAACAGATCGCTATTATCAAGGAACAGATTTTACTCGCTGTCGACTGGATAGATGAGATACGTGGAATTTTACATATGCGCCGGCATATGGCGGCTATGTTTAAGGGACTTTCTCATTTCCGGGACTTGCGGATCGAAATGCTGAAAGCTGACTCTATAGAAGAATTATGGAGAATTTTCGATGAAATCGGAGAGAGATACGGTAGCTGA
- a CDS encoding bifunctional 3-deoxy-7-phosphoheptulonate synthase/chorismate mutase type II, which translates to MVTKLDLIKADEWGIFSDVKKPLIIAGPCSAESEQQLFETAKALKNAGIEVLRAGIWKPRTRPNCFEGVGADGLMWMRRIQRELGMKTSTEVANVKHVYEALKAGVDMLWIGARTTANPFAMQEIADALKGTDIPVLVKNPVNPDVELWIGALERLNMAGLKKIGVIHRGFSTYNKVKYRNMPQWQLPIEIKRRFKDILMICDPSHISGKREYIREVSQQAMDLGFDGLIVESHICPEIALSDAAQQVTPAALTEIISSLIIRDPDSENMNYRENIDELRARIDELDDELIEILGRRMKVSEEIGHYKKQNNIAILQTGRWDKILEKVFRKGEEKGLNNDFMEKIFKAIHQASIDKQTDIMNAE; encoded by the coding sequence ATGGTAACTAAATTAGATTTAATCAAGGCAGATGAGTGGGGTATCTTCTCGGATGTGAAAAAACCGTTGATCATTGCCGGACCTTGTAGTGCGGAGAGTGAACAACAATTGTTCGAGACGGCTAAGGCGTTAAAAAATGCCGGAATAGAAGTTTTACGTGCCGGGATATGGAAGCCCCGGACCCGTCCGAATTGTTTTGAAGGAGTCGGGGCAGACGGTTTGATGTGGATGAGGCGGATACAACGTGAATTGGGCATGAAAACTTCGACGGAAGTGGCAAATGTAAAACATGTGTACGAAGCTTTGAAAGCTGGTGTGGATATGTTGTGGATCGGGGCACGTACGACGGCTAATCCTTTTGCTATGCAGGAGATTGCCGATGCATTGAAGGGTACGGATATCCCGGTGTTGGTGAAAAATCCGGTCAATCCCGACGTCGAATTGTGGATCGGTGCCTTGGAGCGCTTGAATATGGCCGGGTTGAAAAAGATAGGGGTGATTCACCGGGGATTTTCTACATACAATAAAGTAAAATATAGGAATATGCCTCAATGGCAGCTACCCATTGAGATCAAGCGTCGTTTCAAAGATATTTTGATGATTTGTGACCCGAGTCATATTTCCGGAAAAAGGGAATACATCCGTGAGGTTTCTCAGCAAGCGATGGATTTAGGATTTGACGGTTTGATCGTAGAATCTCATATTTGTCCTGAGATCGCATTGAGTGATGCCGCCCAGCAGGTCACGCCGGCTGCTCTGACTGAAATTATCTCCAGTCTGATTATTCGTGATCCGGATTCGGAAAATATGAATTACAGAGAGAATATAGATGAATTACGGGCTCGTATAGATGAGTTGGACGATGAATTGATCGAGATTCTTGGCCGTCGTATGAAGGTGTCAGAAGAGATCGGACATTATAAAAAACAAAATAACATTGCTATTTTGCAGACCGGACGTTGGGATAAGATTCTGGAAAAAGTATTCCGGAAAGGAGAAGAAAAAGGATTGAACAATGATTTTATGGAGAAAATATTCAAAGCCATTCACCAGGCTTCTATCGATAAACAAACCGATATTATGAATGCTGAATAA
- a CDS encoding RNA polymerase sigma factor, which yields MTRTEYNNSVDNFSDDVYRFIFKACRNKELAEDIVQDSYLTLWEHVRDITYEKAKAFLFTTSYRKMIDIFRKEKKNGDIENICTGQYTYEEETPDLQQILEKALDRLSPVQKTVVLLRDYEDYSYKEIAEITNLTESQVKVYIFRARNFMKEFIRTPDLVI from the coding sequence ATGACACGAACAGAATACAACAATAGTGTAGACAATTTCTCAGACGACGTGTACCGCTTTATTTTTAAAGCCTGCCGTAACAAGGAATTAGCCGAAGATATCGTTCAGGACAGCTACCTGACGTTATGGGAACATGTCCGGGATATAACGTACGAAAAAGCAAAAGCGTTTCTGTTTACCACATCCTATCGCAAAATGATCGATATTTTCCGAAAAGAAAAAAAGAACGGGGACATCGAAAACATCTGTACCGGCCAATATACTTATGAAGAAGAAACACCGGATTTACAGCAGATACTGGAAAAAGCCCTGGATCGCCTGTCTCCGGTCCAAAAAACAGTTGTATTGCTGAGAGACTACGAAGATTATTCCTACAAAGAAATAGCAGAAATTACCAATTTGACCGAAAGTCAGGTAAAAGTATACATTTTCAGAGCACGCAATTTTATGAAAGAATTTATCCGTACCCCGGATTTAGTGATATAA
- the gltX gene encoding glutamate--tRNA ligase yields MERKVRVRFAPSPTGALHLGGVRTALFNYLFARHNGGDFLLRIEDTDQTRYVPGAEEYIIKSLEWCGLKIDEGVSVGGEYGPYRQSERKALYKQYALQLVESGNAYYSFDTPEELEACRKACETKGETFIYNAQSRKNLRNSLNMETGEVQKLLESGMPYVIRFKMPDHEELHLKDIIRGEVKFNTSLLDDKVLFKSDGMPTYHLANVVDDYLMKITHVIRGEEWLPSLPLHVLLYRSFGWENVMPEFAHLPLILKPVGNGKLSKRDGNKMGFPVFPMQFTDPETGEIWHGYKEDGYFPEAFINMLALLGWNDGTDQEIFSMEELCQAFSLERVHKAGSRFDPEKAKWFNHKYLITKSDSELAGILNEILQNHGIQAEQPKIERICGLMKERANFVTDIYNDSLFFFKAPESYNEKDAKKYWKEESVPLMQELYAILEKIDDYSFSNTEKIISEWITSRELGFGKVMNPFRVAIVGAAKGPHMFDIIEVIGKEETLRRLKKALETL; encoded by the coding sequence ATGGAAAGAAAAGTCAGAGTCAGATTCGCCCCCAGCCCAACCGGGGCTCTCCATCTAGGCGGAGTCAGAACAGCTCTTTTTAACTATCTGTTTGCACGTCATAACGGAGGAGATTTCTTGCTCCGTATAGAAGATACGGATCAAACCCGTTATGTTCCGGGTGCGGAAGAATACATCATAAAATCGTTGGAATGGTGCGGTCTCAAAATTGACGAAGGGGTCAGTGTAGGCGGTGAATACGGTCCGTACCGTCAAAGTGAAAGAAAGGCACTTTACAAACAGTATGCACTTCAGTTAGTCGAGTCCGGAAATGCCTATTATTCTTTCGACACACCGGAGGAACTGGAAGCCTGCCGCAAAGCCTGCGAAACAAAAGGAGAAACCTTTATTTACAACGCCCAGAGCAGAAAAAATCTCCGTAATTCTTTAAACATGGAAACCGGAGAAGTTCAAAAATTACTGGAATCCGGCATGCCTTATGTTATCCGGTTCAAAATGCCGGATCATGAAGAATTGCATTTAAAAGACATCATCCGGGGCGAAGTAAAATTCAATACCTCCCTACTCGATGACAAAGTATTGTTCAAATCGGACGGAATGCCGACTTATCATCTGGCAAACGTCGTCGACGACTATTTAATGAAAATAACCCACGTTATCCGGGGTGAAGAATGGCTTCCTTCCCTTCCCTTGCATGTACTTTTATACCGTAGTTTCGGTTGGGAAAACGTCATGCCGGAATTTGCGCATTTACCGCTGATTCTGAAACCGGTCGGAAACGGAAAACTAAGCAAAAGAGACGGAAATAAAATGGGCTTCCCCGTATTTCCGATGCAATTTACAGACCCGGAAACCGGAGAGATATGGCACGGTTACAAAGAAGACGGTTATTTCCCCGAAGCTTTTATCAACATGTTGGCCCTTCTCGGCTGGAATGACGGAACCGATCAGGAAATTTTCTCTATGGAAGAACTATGTCAGGCTTTTTCTCTGGAAAGAGTTCACAAAGCCGGTTCCCGTTTTGACCCGGAAAAAGCCAAATGGTTCAATCACAAATATCTGATCACCAAATCCGATTCCGAGTTAGCCGGAATTTTAAATGAAATCCTGCAAAACCACGGAATCCAGGCAGAACAGCCCAAAATAGAAAGAATATGCGGACTGATGAAAGAACGGGCCAATTTCGTTACAGACATATACAACGACAGCTTGTTTTTTTTCAAAGCCCCTGAGAGCTACAATGAAAAAGACGCCAAAAAATACTGGAAAGAAGAATCGGTTCCGTTAATGCAGGAATTATACGCCATTCTTGAAAAAATCGACGATTATTCTTTCTCCAATACGGAAAAAATCATTTCGGAATGGATTACCTCCCGGGAACTGGGATTCGGTAAAGTAATGAACCCGTTCCGGGTAGCAATCGTAGGTGCAGCCAAAGGTCCCCATATGTTCGACATCATCGAAGTTATCGGCAAAGAGGAGACTTTAAGACGATTGAAAAAAGCTTTGGAAACCCTATAA
- a CDS encoding DUF4870 domain-containing protein, which produces MEINTPTSEERQYAMFIHLSQLAGIIIPGLGWILPLVLWLTRKDTSAYIDANGKVVMNWIISSLIYCIGAGILILLLIGIPLLFAIGICSLIFIILGAIKANEGTTWQYPLSIRFFN; this is translated from the coding sequence ATGGAAATCAACACACCTACAAGCGAAGAGAGACAATATGCCATGTTTATCCATTTGTCTCAATTAGCCGGTATAATTATTCCCGGTTTGGGATGGATATTGCCTCTCGTTCTCTGGTTAACGCGCAAAGACACTTCCGCTTACATCGATGCCAATGGGAAAGTCGTAATGAATTGGATTATTTCCAGTCTGATATATTGCATCGGAGCGGGAATCCTTATTCTGCTTCTGATCGGAATTCCTTTACTATTTGCCATAGGAATCTGTAGCCTTATTTTTATCATACTCGGTGCTATCAAAGCAAACGAAGGCACAACCTGGCAATATCCCTTAAGCATCAGATTTTTTAACTGA
- a CDS encoding pyridoxal phosphate-dependent aminotransferase: MPQISEMGKVIPASPIRKLVPYADQAKNKGIKVYHLNIGQPDIETPPIALQAVREMKLSVIEYTPSGGNPSLKVKLAGYYQHLGIHIHEEDILITTGGSEAILFAFMSTLNPGDEIIIPEPFYANYTAFAIMCGVKVKTVTSTIENGFALPPISEIEKQITPKTKGIVIINPNNPTGYLYTQEELEELAKIVKKYDLYLYSDEVYRRYCYDGLKHFSVMNLKGIEQNTILFDSMSKRYSECGIRVGAIITRNHEILSIALKFGMARLCPPALGQIAAEASLDTTDEYFANVYNEYIERRNFMVNALNKIPGVICPTPKGAFYSIVRLPVDDAEKFAQWLLEDFSYNGQTVMLAPADGFYHTPGLGKDEVRIAYVLKISDLKKAMETLAVALKEYPGAKKA; this comes from the coding sequence ATGCCACAAATTTCAGAAATGGGTAAAGTGATACCCGCTTCACCAATCCGTAAGTTGGTCCCCTATGCCGATCAGGCTAAAAACAAAGGAATCAAAGTATATCACTTGAATATCGGACAACCGGATATCGAAACCCCTCCTATCGCCTTACAAGCCGTAAGAGAAATGAAATTATCCGTTATCGAGTACACGCCTTCCGGAGGCAATCCTTCGCTTAAAGTAAAATTAGCCGGCTATTATCAGCATTTAGGGATCCACATCCATGAAGAAGATATACTGATCACGACCGGCGGATCGGAAGCCATTTTATTTGCTTTTATGAGTACCCTCAATCCCGGAGACGAAATTATCATTCCGGAACCCTTTTACGCAAACTACACGGCTTTTGCCATTATGTGCGGGGTAAAAGTGAAAACAGTGACTTCCACCATAGAAAACGGATTTGCTCTGCCTCCGATCAGTGAAATAGAAAAACAAATAACGCCTAAAACAAAAGGAATCGTTATCATTAACCCCAACAACCCAACTGGTTATTTATATACCCAGGAAGAGCTGGAAGAACTGGCGAAGATTGTTAAAAAATATGATTTATATTTGTATTCGGACGAAGTATACCGCCGGTATTGCTACGACGGATTAAAACATTTTTCAGTCATGAACTTAAAAGGGATCGAACAAAATACGATTCTTTTCGATTCCATGTCCAAGCGTTACAGCGAATGCGGTATTCGTGTCGGGGCTATCATTACCCGCAATCATGAAATTTTGTCAATCGCCCTTAAATTCGGAATGGCACGTCTATGTCCTCCCGCACTGGGGCAAATTGCTGCAGAAGCTTCATTAGATACAACCGATGAATATTTCGCAAACGTTTACAATGAGTATATTGAAAGACGAAACTTCATGGTAAACGCATTGAATAAGATACCGGGCGTTATTTGCCCGACTCCCAAAGGCGCATTCTATTCCATTGTACGTCTGCCCGTAGACGATGCAGAAAAATTTGCTCAATGGCTGTTGGAAGACTTCAGCTATAACGGGCAAACGGTTATGCTTGCGCCGGCTGACGGATTTTATCACACTCCGGGTTTAGGAAAAGATGAAGTCAGAATCGCTTATGTTTTAAAAATCAGTGATCTGAAAAAAGCGATGGAAACGCTGGCTGTCGCTTTGAAAGAATATCCGGGCGCAAAAAAAGCATAA
- a CDS encoding prephenate dehydratase yields MKKKIAIQGVHGCFHEQAARLYYGDDIDVLECLNFEDLFVGLERKEAEGAVMAIENTVAGGLLPNYALLHKYGKQIKGEVFLRIQQNLMALPGQRIEDIREVHSHYMAIAQTREFFKQFPHIRLIESEDTAKSAADIAREGRMHTGAIASVLAAELFGLEVLQESIETHKQNFTRFLIVDDRIEVVENDINKSSICFTIPHKKGRLSQILSIFAFYDLNLTKIQSLPIPGKEWQYFFYVDLKFDDYAHYREAMNAVNPLVEDVKIMGEYKSCC; encoded by the coding sequence ATGAAAAAGAAAATTGCTATCCAGGGGGTACACGGATGTTTTCACGAGCAGGCAGCCCGCTTGTATTACGGAGATGATATAGATGTATTGGAATGTCTGAATTTTGAAGATTTGTTCGTGGGGTTGGAAAGAAAGGAGGCTGAGGGGGCTGTTATGGCGATCGAAAATACGGTTGCCGGCGGACTTTTGCCTAATTATGCTTTGTTGCATAAATACGGAAAGCAAATCAAGGGGGAGGTGTTTCTCCGGATTCAGCAGAATCTGATGGCATTGCCCGGACAGCGGATAGAAGATATCCGGGAAGTACATTCGCATTATATGGCCATAGCCCAAACCCGGGAGTTTTTTAAGCAATTTCCGCATATCCGCCTGATAGAATCCGAAGATACGGCTAAGAGTGCTGCGGATATCGCCCGGGAAGGCCGGATGCATACGGGAGCGATAGCTTCTGTTTTGGCAGCGGAATTATTCGGACTGGAAGTGTTGCAGGAAAGTATCGAAACCCACAAGCAAAATTTCACTCGTTTCCTGATAGTGGATGATCGTATTGAAGTTGTTGAAAATGATATCAATAAATCGTCCATTTGTTTTACAATCCCCCACAAAAAAGGGCGTTTGTCTCAGATTCTTTCCATTTTTGCCTTTTATGATCTGAATCTGACTAAAATACAGTCTTTGCCTATTCCGGGAAAAGAGTGGCAGTATTTCTTTTATGTCGATCTCAAATTCGACGATTATGCACATTACCGGGAAGCAATGAATGCTGTAAATCCCTTGGTAGAAGATGTAAAGATTATGGGCGAATATAAGAGTTGTTGTTGA
- a CDS encoding 1-acyl-sn-glycerol-3-phosphate acyltransferase, producing MITDLEFDTIRPYTGNEITAATERLSNSEEFLAVFSGLTKIKPETIIAFLRSIHTPEEFQSKFFGPAIQAVINNTSDGVTVTGLENLQPDTSYLFISNHRDIILDSAILNLILRNKGLKYTQAAIGSNLLVNEWVTDLVKLNSCFIIERDIPVREMIVSSALRSKYIRGTILEGKNSIWIAQREGRTKNGDDKTQPSLLKMFKMSGPKDFVENFKELRIVPVSISYEWEPCDDLKTNELYTKTVSEYVKTPEEDMRSMQTGLGVYKGRINFGIDKPITTELETIAGLPSNGERLNALAQLINTKIYKNFKLWPNNYIAYDLLHSVNKYTRFYNEKEKENFIRIMTQKVDRIEGNRSLLNNIFLEIYATPVRNCMENTGE from the coding sequence ATGATAACGGATTTGGAATTTGATACAATCAGACCTTATACAGGTAATGAGATTACAGCTGCTACTGAACGATTAAGTAATTCTGAAGAATTTCTGGCAGTATTCAGTGGATTGACAAAAATCAAGCCGGAAACAATTATTGCATTTCTCCGGAGTATACACACTCCTGAAGAATTTCAAAGCAAATTTTTTGGACCGGCTATTCAAGCCGTTATTAACAATACTTCAGACGGAGTTACAGTTACCGGGCTGGAAAACCTCCAGCCCGATACATCTTACCTGTTTATATCCAATCACCGGGATATCATCCTCGACTCAGCTATTTTAAACCTGATTCTGCGGAATAAGGGCTTAAAATACACACAAGCTGCCATCGGGAGTAATCTATTGGTAAATGAATGGGTTACAGACCTTGTCAAGCTGAATTCCTGCTTTATCATCGAAAGAGATATTCCGGTCAGAGAAATGATAGTCAGCTCTGCCCTGCGTTCCAAATATATCCGGGGTACGATTCTGGAAGGGAAAAATTCCATCTGGATTGCCCAACGGGAAGGACGCACCAAAAACGGCGACGACAAAACCCAGCCGAGCCTGCTGAAAATGTTTAAAATGAGCGGCCCGAAGGATTTTGTAGAAAATTTCAAAGAATTGAGAATCGTTCCGGTTTCCATCTCATACGAATGGGAACCTTGCGACGACTTGAAAACGAACGAATTGTATACCAAAACGGTGAGTGAGTACGTTAAAACACCGGAAGAAGATATGCGCAGTATGCAGACAGGACTCGGGGTTTATAAAGGCAGAATCAATTTTGGTATTGACAAACCGATCACGACAGAACTGGAAACAATAGCCGGTCTTCCTTCAAACGGTGAACGCTTAAACGCACTGGCCCAATTGATAAATACCAAAATCTATAAGAATTTCAAACTGTGGCCGAATAATTACATCGCTTACGATTTACTTCACTCGGTAAATAAGTACACCCGGTTTTATAACGAAAAAGAGAAAGAAAATTTCATCCGGATCATGACTCAAAAAGTCGATCGGATCGAAGGAAACCGCTCTTTGCTCAACAATATTTTTCTGGAAATATATGCCACCCCGGTCAGGAATTGCATGGAAAATACCGGAGAATAA
- a CDS encoding pyridoxal phosphate-dependent aminotransferase, giving the protein MIIQPANRTNSVNEYYFSRKLQEIDEMNRQGEKVINLGIGSPDMAPAADVVDALVHGAQNPDNHAYQSYKGLRDMRMAFADWYRKYYQVELDADHEIQPLTGSKEGILLLSLAFLNKGDKVLVPDPGYPTYSSATLLTEAEVVPFDLKEENGWMPDFDALEKSDLSGVKMMWVNYPNMPTGARANLQLYRKLVDFGLKHRILICNDNPYSFILNEEHLSILSVDRAKECCIELNSLSKAHNMAGWRIGMIAGAADVIANVLKVKSNMDSGMFKPLQLAAVKALAQPASWYITLNKEYQERKKLAGDIFDMLEVSYDKSSGGMFLWGKVSDTWKNGEELSDFILKRARVFITPGFIFGSNGDRYIRISLCAKQPVLREAAGRIKKSLGIGGLCHGSWC; this is encoded by the coding sequence ATGATTATTCAGCCAGCAAATAGAACTAATAGTGTAAATGAATACTATTTTTCGCGTAAGCTTCAGGAAATTGACGAAATGAATCGTCAGGGGGAAAAAGTAATTAATCTGGGTATAGGCTCTCCGGATATGGCTCCGGCTGCGGATGTCGTTGATGCGCTTGTTCATGGTGCTCAGAATCCGGATAATCATGCCTATCAAAGCTATAAAGGGCTTCGGGATATGCGGATGGCTTTTGCTGACTGGTACCGGAAGTATTATCAGGTGGAATTGGATGCGGATCATGAGATTCAGCCGCTTACAGGTTCTAAGGAAGGGATATTATTACTTTCTTTGGCATTTTTAAATAAAGGAGATAAGGTGTTGGTTCCTGATCCGGGCTATCCGACATATTCTTCGGCTACATTACTGACTGAAGCGGAAGTCGTTCCGTTTGATTTGAAAGAGGAAAACGGATGGATGCCTGATTTTGATGCTTTGGAGAAAAGCGATCTTTCCGGAGTGAAAATGATGTGGGTCAATTATCCGAATATGCCGACCGGTGCCCGTGCAAACCTGCAACTTTACCGGAAATTGGTGGATTTCGGATTGAAGCATCGTATTTTGATTTGCAATGACAATCCTTACAGTTTTATTCTGAATGAGGAACATTTGAGTATTTTGAGTGTCGACCGGGCTAAAGAATGTTGTATCGAATTGAATTCGTTGAGTAAAGCTCATAATATGGCCGGCTGGCGTATCGGTATGATTGCCGGTGCTGCGGATGTGATTGCGAATGTATTGAAGGTAAAAAGCAATATGGATTCCGGTATGTTTAAGCCTTTGCAGTTGGCTGCAGTAAAAGCATTGGCCCAACCGGCAAGTTGGTATATTACGTTGAATAAGGAATATCAGGAGCGGAAAAAACTGGCCGGTGATATTTTTGATATGCTGGAGGTCAGCTATGATAAAAGCAGTGGGGGAATGTTTTTGTGGGGAAAAGTCAGCGATACCTGGAAAAACGGAGAGGAATTGAGCGATTTTATTTTGAAAAGGGCCCGGGTATTTATTACTCCCGGATTTATTTTCGGAAGTAATGGAGATCGTTATATCCGGATATCGCTTTGTGCGAAGCAACCGGTTTTAAGAGAAGCGGCCGGACGGATAAAGAAAAGTTTGGGAATTGGTGGTTTGTGCCATGGTTCCTGGTGTTGA
- a CDS encoding prephenate dehydrogenase, translating into MQVGIIGIGLIGGSMAIDLKKRKFADRIVGVENDHLHATAALEIGLVDEIVSLEECISGSDIIVVATPVSAAIRLIPRILDKVDRQVVTDVCSTKEKINEIIHYHPNRKNFVAAHPMAGTEYSGPWAALPGLFDGRAGIICNAEDSDFRAVELIKSMYDCLNMRIIYMRAAHHDVHTAYVSHISHISSFALALTVLEKEKNEKNIFDLASGGFSSTVRLAKSNADMWAPIFSQNKENVLTVLDTYIEKLQEFKKHIGEYDEEGVKNLIYNANKIKRIIR; encoded by the coding sequence ATGCAGGTAGGTATTATTGGAATCGGATTGATCGGAGGGTCGATGGCGATTGACTTGAAAAAACGAAAATTTGCAGACCGGATTGTCGGTGTAGAGAACGATCATTTGCACGCGACTGCTGCTTTGGAGATCGGTTTGGTAGATGAAATTGTTTCTTTGGAGGAATGTATTTCAGGAAGTGATATTATTGTTGTGGCCACTCCGGTAAGTGCTGCCATTCGTTTAATTCCCCGGATACTGGATAAAGTGGATAGGCAGGTGGTGACGGATGTGTGTTCGACGAAAGAAAAGATCAACGAGATCATTCATTATCATCCCAACCGGAAAAATTTTGTGGCGGCCCATCCGATGGCAGGAACGGAGTATTCCGGGCCTTGGGCGGCGCTTCCCGGTCTTTTCGACGGCAGAGCCGGTATTATTTGTAATGCAGAGGACTCCGACTTCAGGGCTGTTGAGTTGATTAAAAGCATGTACGATTGTCTGAATATGCGGATCATCTATATGAGAGCTGCTCACCATGATGTACATACGGCTTATGTTTCCCATATTTCCCATATATCTTCTTTTGCCTTGGCATTGACGGTGTTGGAAAAGGAAAAGAATGAGAAAAATATATTCGATTTGGCATCGGGGGGCTTTTCTTCGACTGTCCGGTTGGCAAAGAGTAATGCGGATATGTGGGCGCCGATATTTTCTCAAAATAAAGAGAATGTACTTACGGTATTGGATACTTATATTGAGAAATTGCAGGAATTTAAAAAACACATCGGTGAATACGATGAGGAAGGCGTGAAGAATTTGATTTACAATGCAAACAAGATAAAGCGGATTATTCGCTAA
- a CDS encoding outer membrane beta-barrel protein, with protein MKTFLLLLIVLFALESFAEPARDTVIIKDLWQKKDTTKLKETLRENLPEDNEMKLLETNSSSPKNVKVRIVRNKNNTVTTVYSESDEEIRILGKNRFKRNNRSYNRYHRSFSGHWCGFNFGFVNFADADYSNYAASEDGFMDLDYMNSFVMQFNVFQQSINLVPRNNFGIVVGLGLEYQRLRFDNKKWTVTVNDDNILVPQEINPEWKVKKNSFKTLYLTIPLLMEVQFPALHRNKMYVSAGVMGGIRLHSKTKIVYNNSNGNKKKEKVSDDFNLLPVKADVVARIGYRGVNVWGSYTLTNMFKADKGPKLHPYSVGLGITF; from the coding sequence ATGAAAACTTTTTTATTACTTCTGATCGTGCTATTTGCTCTTGAAAGTTTTGCAGAACCGGCAAGAGACACCGTTATCATTAAAGATTTATGGCAGAAAAAAGATACCACGAAACTGAAAGAAACGCTACGGGAAAATTTACCGGAAGACAACGAAATGAAATTACTGGAAACCAATTCGTCTTCCCCCAAAAACGTTAAAGTCAGAATCGTCCGTAATAAAAATAACACGGTCACCACCGTATACAGCGAATCGGACGAGGAAATCCGGATCCTGGGAAAAAACAGATTTAAACGCAACAACCGCAGTTACAACCGCTATCATCGCAGTTTTAGCGGTCACTGGTGTGGCTTCAATTTCGGCTTCGTCAATTTCGCCGATGCGGATTATTCAAATTATGCAGCCTCGGAAGATGGATTTATGGACTTGGACTATATGAATTCTTTTGTTATGCAATTCAATGTGTTCCAACAGAGTATCAACTTAGTTCCCCGTAACAATTTCGGTATTGTCGTCGGCTTAGGTTTGGAATACCAACGTCTTCGCTTTGACAATAAAAAATGGACCGTAACCGTAAATGACGACAACATACTGGTTCCCCAGGAAATCAACCCGGAATGGAAAGTAAAAAAGAACTCATTTAAAACCCTCTACCTCACCATACCGTTATTGATGGAAGTGCAATTTCCGGCTTTACACAGGAATAAGATGTACGTATCGGCAGGAGTCATGGGTGGCATAAGACTGCATTCCAAAACCAAGATCGTTTATAACAACAGCAATGGAAATAAGAAAAAAGAAAAAGTATCGGACGACTTCAACCTGTTGCCGGTGAAAGCAGATGTAGTGGCGCGTATCGGATACAGAGGCGTTAATGTATGGGGCAGCTACACCCTGACCAATATGTTTAAAGCCGATAAAGGCCCTAAATTACATCCATACAGCGTTGGCCTGGGGATCACATTCTGA